The sequence below is a genomic window from Triticum aestivum cultivar Chinese Spring unplaced genomic scaffold, IWGSC CS RefSeq v2.1 scaffold39452, whole genome shotgun sequence.
TCCCGGAGTTGAAGGTGGTGACAGGGCTGGCGGTGCTGCAGGAGTCGTAGTCTGCCTTGCTGACCTCGAGGACGTCGTGTGCCTGAGGGGAGTACTTGAAGACGATTTGATCGCTCGTTTGGAAGTTCCTAGAGGATGCCCAAGTGTCGTAGTTGGTGCTAAGGTCCCATGCGCCGCCCCGCTCGCCCACGTTGTAGATCGCCGCTGACGCGGAGCTCAGGACTGCCATCGCAGCTACGACGAGAAGAATGGTTCTCATGGCAGCCATTGTGGTTGGAACTG
It includes:
- the LOC123176998 gene encoding mavicyanin-like — encoded protein: MAAMRTILLVVAAMAVLSSASAAIYNVGERGGAWDLSTNYDTWASSRNFQTSDQIVFKYSPQAHDVLEVSKADYDSCSTASPVTTFNSGNDVVTLTATGTRYFICGFPGHCAGGMKVKIDVMPGSSSSSPAPANGPSASNAPPPTPVSTATNVQATGFGLAVLLAVVGLMA